In Flavobacteriaceae bacterium, the following proteins share a genomic window:
- a CDS encoding M20/M25/M40 family metallo-hydrolase has translation MKRLFLLIPTLLIATISLSQEEFDANAIEKIKNEGLNNSKVEEIAFNLIDKSGPRLTNSIGYERAANYAVKQLSDWGLTNSKTEPWGEFGRGWELQKSYVAMTKPYYMPFIAVPKAWTESTNGEVSGKIVFLDIKNEEDFEKYKGKLSGAIVAIKSTNNQGPTFEADALRYTEEELNDLVGPPNNNSGSRFTPEQIAEFRARFALRRKITPFLKEEGVALVINGVNGRHGTLFTSSPRDYAKDAPKGISEFEMAPEHINLMARLAENGVEVELEAEIKASFKTDDYKGYNVIAEIEGSDPNLKEEVVMLGGHLDSWHGGTGATDNAAGCIVMMEAVRILQATGLKPKRTVRIALWGGEEQGIHGSRNYVKNHFGDAQTLELKPEHSKISAYYNIDNGTGRIRGVYTQGNEAVKPIFFKWFESFDDIIDNTTITTRNTGGTDHLGFDAIGIPGFQFIQDPIEYWSKTHHTNMDTYERLVIDDLKQMATIIASFVYNTAQRDEKLPREELKK, from the coding sequence ATGAAACGTCTTTTTTTATTAATTCCAACTCTGTTAATTGCTACTATTAGTTTGTCTCAAGAAGAATTTGATGCAAATGCTATTGAAAAAATTAAAAATGAAGGTCTCAATAATTCGAAAGTTGAAGAAATTGCATTTAATCTTATAGATAAATCAGGCCCGCGCTTAACGAATTCTATAGGCTATGAACGTGCTGCTAATTATGCTGTAAAGCAATTATCTGATTGGGGGTTAACAAATTCTAAAACTGAGCCTTGGGGTGAGTTTGGTCGTGGTTGGGAATTGCAGAAAAGTTATGTTGCAATGACTAAACCTTACTATATGCCATTTATAGCTGTACCAAAAGCTTGGACTGAAAGTACTAATGGCGAGGTTTCTGGGAAAATTGTATTCTTAGATATTAAAAATGAAGAAGATTTTGAAAAATACAAAGGTAAGTTAAGCGGTGCTATTGTCGCTATTAAATCTACTAACAATCAAGGACCAACTTTTGAAGCTGATGCACTACGCTATACTGAAGAAGAATTAAATGATTTAGTAGGACCTCCAAACAATAATAGTGGAAGTCGATTTACACCAGAACAAATTGCTGAATTTAGGGCTCGATTTGCTCTTCGTCGAAAAATAACACCTTTCTTAAAAGAAGAAGGTGTTGCTTTAGTTATTAATGGAGTTAACGGACGACACGGTACATTATTTACAAGTAGTCCTAGAGATTATGCTAAAGATGCTCCAAAAGGTATAAGTGAATTTGAAATGGCTCCAGAACATATTAATTTAATGGCGCGTTTAGCGGAAAATGGTGTTGAAGTAGAATTAGAGGCCGAAATTAAAGCTTCTTTTAAAACAGACGATTATAAAGGTTATAATGTAATTGCCGAAATTGAAGGTAGTGATCCTAATCTAAAAGAGGAAGTTGTAATGTTAGGTGGACATTTAGATTCTTGGCATGGTGGTACTGGTGCTACTGATAATGCAGCTGGTTGTATTGTAATGATGGAAGCTGTACGCATCTTACAGGCTACAGGATTAAAACCAAAACGAACTGTTCGTATTGCGCTTTGGGGTGGTGAAGAACAAGGTATTCACGGATCTCGTAATTATGTGAAAAATCATTTTGGAGATGCTCAAACTTTAGAATTAAAGCCAGAACATAGTAAAATTTCTGCATATTATAATATTGATAATGGAACTGGTCGTATAAGAGGTGTCTACACTCAAGGAAATGAAGCTGTAAAACCTATTTTCTTTAAATGGTTTGAATCATTTGATGATATTATAGATAATACAACCATAACAACAAGAAATACAGGTGGTACAGATCACTTAGGGTTTGATGCTATTGGTATTCCAGGTTTTCAGTTTATACAAGATCCTATCGAGTACTGGTCTAAAACACATCATACTAATATGGACACTTATGAACGTTTAGTGATTGACGATTTAAAGCAAATGGCTACTATTATTGCATCCTTTGTATATAATACAGCACAACGCGATGAAAAATTACCTCGAGAAGAATTGAAAAAATAA
- a CDS encoding glycerol-3-phosphate dehydrogenase: MASELKYAVFGSGSWATAIVKMLCENLNEVGWYMRSVQTKEHLLKEQHNPSYLSSVEFHLEQLKLSNDINEIADYADVLIFVIPSAFIHSELEKLQIDISNKIIVSAVKGIIPESGLLVGEHFNEYYKIPFNNIGVIAGPCHAEEVALERLSYLTISCSDASKAKEIANQFSSNYIKTKISDDIIGTEYAVMLKNIYAIAAGIAHGLGYGDNFQSVLMSNAIREMKRFIKKMHKMKRNINNSAYLGDLLVTGYSVFSRNRMFGNMLGKGYTVKSAMFEMNMVAEGYYATKSAFLLNKKNIKKTRLPIINAVYDILYEGKNPKKVFKKLTDKLD, from the coding sequence ATGGCTTCAGAGTTAAAATACGCTGTTTTTGGAAGTGGAAGTTGGGCTACCGCTATTGTAAAAATGCTTTGTGAAAATTTGAATGAAGTAGGGTGGTATATGAGAAGTGTTCAAACCAAAGAGCATCTTTTAAAAGAGCAGCATAATCCTAGTTATCTAAGTTCTGTAGAGTTTCATTTGGAGCAATTAAAATTAAGTAATGACATCAATGAGATTGCAGATTATGCGGATGTTTTAATTTTTGTAATCCCTTCAGCTTTTATACATTCCGAATTAGAAAAATTACAGATTGATATTAGTAATAAAATTATTGTTTCTGCTGTAAAAGGGATTATTCCCGAAAGTGGTTTATTAGTAGGAGAGCATTTTAATGAGTATTATAAAATTCCTTTTAATAATATCGGAGTCATCGCAGGGCCTTGCCATGCAGAAGAAGTTGCTTTAGAACGTTTATCATACCTAACTATTTCCTGTTCAGATGCATCTAAAGCAAAAGAAATTGCTAATCAATTTTCTAGCAATTATATAAAAACTAAAATTAGCGATGACATTATCGGAACTGAGTATGCTGTAATGTTAAAAAATATTTATGCTATTGCTGCAGGTATTGCTCACGGATTAGGGTATGGAGATAATTTTCAGAGTGTTTTAATGAGTAATGCCATACGTGAAATGAAACGTTTTATTAAAAAAATGCACAAAATGAAACGAAACATTAATAATTCTGCTTATTTAGGTGATTTATTAGTAACTGGTTATTCTGTATTCTCCCGCAATCGTATGTTTGGTAATATGCTTGGTAAAGGATATACTGTAAAATCGGCAATGTTTGAAATGAATATGGTTGCCGAAGGCTATTATGCAACAAAAAGTGCTTTTTTATTAAATAAAAAAAACATTAAAAAAACGCGCCTACCTATAATAAATGCTGTTTATGATATACTTTATGAAGGCAAAAACCCCAAGAAAGTATTTAAAAAACTGACTGATAAGTTAGATTAA
- a CDS encoding nicotinate-nucleotide adenylyltransferase → MKVGLYFGTFNPIHVGHLAIANHIVEFSDLDQVWFVVTPRSPFKKKQTLLDDFQRLEMVHLATKEYTKLKPNNIEFKLPRPNYTINTLAYIQEKYPKNEFSLIMGEDNLNSFHKWKNYEIILENHHIYVYPRISKNTEESTLKTHQNIHFTDAPIMEISSTFIRKAIKEGKNIKPLIPENTWQYLDEMNFYKS, encoded by the coding sequence ATGAAAGTAGGTCTTTATTTTGGCACATTTAACCCTATTCACGTTGGACATTTAGCAATTGCCAATCACATTGTAGAGTTTAGCGATCTGGATCAAGTATGGTTTGTAGTAACTCCTCGTAGTCCTTTTAAAAAGAAGCAAACATTACTCGACGATTTTCAGCGCTTAGAAATGGTACACTTAGCTACTAAAGAGTATACAAAACTAAAACCCAACAATATTGAATTTAAGCTCCCTCGCCCTAACTATACTATAAATACACTAGCTTATATACAAGAAAAATATCCTAAAAATGAATTTAGTTTAATTATGGGAGAAGATAATTTAAATAGCTTCCATAAATGGAAAAATTATGAAATCATTTTAGAGAATCATCATATTTATGTATATCCTAGAATTTCAAAAAATACAGAAGAATCAACATTAAAAACACATCAAAACATCCATTTTACAGATGCTCCAATCATGGAAATTTCTTCTACATTTATTCGTAAAGCTATAAAAGAAGGTAAAAACATTAAGCCATTAATCCCTGAAAACACATGGCAATATTTGGATGAAATGAATTTTTATAAATCGTAA
- a CDS encoding guanylate kinase — translation MNNGKLIVFSAPSGSGKTTIVRHLLKQDDLNLEFSISATSRKKRGKEEHNKDYYFLSLSDFKHKIKNDEFLEWEEVYRDNFYGTLKTEVERIWAKGKHVIFDIDVSGGLRIKRKFPKQTISIFVKPPSIDELKIRLKKRQTESEDKINMRVAKASAELATAPLFDVIIENDNLENALHEAKTIVGNFVKQ, via the coding sequence ATGAATAACGGTAAACTTATAGTATTTTCTGCACCTTCTGGTTCTGGAAAGACTACAATTGTTCGGCATTTATTAAAACAAGACGATTTAAATTTAGAATTTTCTATATCTGCTACATCTCGTAAAAAAAGAGGTAAAGAAGAACATAATAAAGATTATTATTTTTTATCCTTATCAGATTTTAAGCATAAGATTAAAAATGATGAATTTTTAGAATGGGAAGAAGTATATCGTGATAATTTTTATGGTACTTTAAAAACTGAGGTCGAACGTATTTGGGCAAAAGGCAAACATGTTATTTTTGATATAGATGTATCTGGTGGTTTACGTATAAAACGTAAATTTCCTAAGCAAACTATTTCTATTTTTGTAAAACCTCCAAGTATAGATGAGCTTAAAATTCGTTTAAAAAAACGACAAACTGAGAGTGAAGATAAAATTAATATGCGAGTTGCTAAAGCATCTGCAGAATTAGCTACAGCTCCTCTTTTTGATGTCATTATTGAGAATGATAATTTAGAAAATGCATTGCATGAAGCCAAAACTATTGTTGGTAATTTTGTGAAACAATAA
- a CDS encoding YicC family protein, translating to MIQSMTGYGKSILQLPSKKISIEIKSLNSKNLDLNARMPSVYREKELFIRKLIASQLERGKVDFSLYLETTGEETSTQVNQPVIKAYMEQLKSIVNGDAMELLHMAVKMPDALNTERDEIDEDEWKSIESEIHNTLIKINEYRTEEGKVLEIDFIERVKTIGSLLEEVIIMDPDRIDGVRERLQKGISEIKEKVDENRFEQELVYYIEKFDITEEKVRLKNHLEYFIKTLNSKDSNGKKLGFIGQEIGREINTIGSKSNYAPMQKLVVQMKDELEKIKEQLLNVL from the coding sequence ATGATACAATCAATGACGGGTTATGGGAAGTCTATATTACAGCTTCCTTCTAAAAAAATTTCGATCGAAATAAAATCACTTAATAGTAAAAACCTTGATTTGAATGCTCGAATGCCTTCTGTTTATAGAGAAAAAGAATTATTTATACGAAAACTAATTGCCTCTCAATTAGAACGCGGAAAAGTAGATTTCTCTTTATACCTTGAAACTACTGGCGAAGAAACTTCTACTCAAGTTAACCAACCAGTTATTAAAGCCTATATGGAGCAACTAAAAAGTATTGTTAATGGTGATGCTATGGAACTTTTACATATGGCTGTAAAAATGCCAGATGCATTAAATACCGAGCGTGATGAAATTGATGAAGACGAATGGAAATCCATTGAATCTGAAATACATAACACTTTAATTAAAATAAATGAATATAGAACAGAAGAAGGCAAAGTATTAGAAATTGATTTTATAGAACGTGTAAAAACAATTGGTTCTCTTCTAGAAGAAGTAATTATAATGGATCCTGATCGTATTGATGGAGTTCGCGAACGTTTACAGAAAGGAATCTCAGAAATAAAAGAAAAAGTAGATGAGAATCGCTTTGAACAAGAACTGGTTTATTACATCGAAAAATTTGACATCACTGAAGAAAAAGTAAGATTAAAAAATCATTTAGAATATTTTATAAAAACGCTTAATTCTAAAGATTCAAATGGTAAAAAATTAGGATTTATAGGCCAGGAAATTGGTAGAGAAATTAATACTATTGGATCTAAATCTAATTATGCACCAATGCAAAAATTAGTTGTACAAATGAAAGATGAACTCGAAAAAATTAAAGAACAACTTTTAAATGTGCTCTAA
- a CDS encoding DMT family transporter, which produces MDKRLLAMLAAFGATAIYGINHTVAKGLMPIYIKPYGLILLRVLGASILFWIISIWGPKERIDKKDWKRIFFCVITGMSINMLMFFKGLSLSTPINSSIIITLSPILVFLMSAIAIKERITLIKYLGIALGLSGALSLILYNTEIRNDAPNILLGNTMFIINAIIYGVYLIIVKPLTAKYHPFTLMKWLFFIAIFINLPVTANEFLEVQWRSLPFEAIWKLSFVVIGTTFLTYLLNIFALRELKASTLAVFIYMQPLIGIVFAITSGSDTLNFIKIGSAVLIFTGVYLVTKKPKAKVSA; this is translated from the coding sequence ATGGATAAAAGATTGCTTGCCATGCTTGCTGCATTTGGAGCAACCGCTATTTATGGTATAAATCACACTGTTGCTAAAGGTTTAATGCCTATTTACATAAAACCTTATGGACTTATTCTTTTAAGAGTTTTAGGAGCTTCTATTTTATTTTGGATTATTAGTATTTGGGGGCCAAAGGAGCGTATTGATAAAAAGGATTGGAAACGTATCTTTTTTTGTGTTATAACAGGTATGAGTATTAATATGTTAATGTTTTTTAAAGGATTAAGTTTATCTACTCCTATAAACAGCTCTATCATTATTACGTTATCTCCGATTTTAGTGTTTTTAATGTCTGCAATTGCTATTAAAGAGAGAATTACACTTATAAAATATTTAGGGATAGCTTTAGGGCTTTCAGGAGCGTTATCTTTAATATTATATAATACAGAAATAAGAAATGATGCACCTAATATTTTATTAGGAAATACCATGTTTATTATTAACGCTATAATATATGGGGTTTATTTAATTATTGTAAAGCCACTAACTGCAAAATACCATCCATTTACTTTAATGAAATGGTTATTTTTTATTGCAATTTTCATCAATTTGCCAGTGACTGCAAATGAGTTTTTAGAAGTACAATGGAGATCATTGCCTTTTGAAGCAATTTGGAAATTATCTTTTGTGGTAATCGGTACAACTTTTTTAACTTATTTACTTAATATTTTTGCTTTACGTGAATTAAAAGCATCTACACTTGCTGTTTTTATATATATGCAGCCTCTTATTGGGATTGTTTTTGCCATTACTTCTGGAAGTGACACACTTAACTTTATTAAAATAGGTTCTGCTGTTTTAATTTTTACAGGTGTATATTTAGTAACTAAAAAACCAAAAGCCAAGGTAAGTGCATAA
- a CDS encoding DinB family protein: MDYIFDICLKNRAILSAYLEDLSLEELNKVPKGFNNNVFWNIAHVVVTQELLVYTLSNLEGNINKQLIEKYRKGTKTEENVTQIEVDEIKRLLFSTIEKTKEDYNNHVFKTYNEYTVSTKGVLRNVEDALHFNNFHEGIHLGYILALKKSI; the protein is encoded by the coding sequence ATGGATTATATTTTTGATATTTGTTTAAAAAATAGAGCGATTTTAAGCGCTTATTTAGAAGATTTATCACTTGAAGAATTAAATAAAGTCCCAAAAGGATTCAATAATAATGTATTTTGGAATATTGCTCATGTCGTAGTAACTCAGGAGCTTTTAGTTTATACCTTATCTAATTTAGAAGGAAATATAAATAAACAATTAATTGAAAAATACAGAAAAGGAACTAAAACAGAAGAAAATGTAACTCAAATTGAAGTTGATGAAATAAAAAGGTTATTGTTTTCTACTATTGAAAAAACAAAAGAAGATTATAACAATCATGTCTTTAAAACTTATAATGAATATACTGTATCAACTAAAGGTGTTTTGAGAAATGTTGAAGATGCCTTACATTTCAATAATTTTCACGAGGGTATACATTTAGGATATATTTTAGCTTTAAAAAAATCAATTTAA
- a CDS encoding sodium:proton antiporter produces MEYFSVISVLIALSAIFGYINVRFLKLPITIGLMVITLVFTIIIVAIGQFDNTLFLTEKAFISQIDFKTVLLDIMLSFLLFAGALHTNFAQLKIQRWPVFVFATLGVLVSTFLVGIIMFYILQFIGLQVDFIYCLLFGALISPTDPIAVLGILKKAGAPKKLETKIVGESLFNDGVGVVVFLTILKIASSTTGSFEIIEIVELFGLEVIGGVILGMILGWITYRMMKSIDNYEIEVIITVAAVMGGTVIAHKFCLSAPLAMVTAGLIVGNDTVRNAVMSEITETYVDKFWELIDVLLNTILFVMIGMEMLVLTFEGKYILAGLLAVPIVLLSRYISLWAPIKMFSKKLEFVPNTNLIMTWGGLRGGISIALALSLTSEMHKELFLVITYIIVVFSIIGQGLTVGPIVKRLTKSKS; encoded by the coding sequence ATGGAATATTTTTCTGTAATTTCTGTATTAATTGCTCTATCTGCTATTTTTGGGTACATTAATGTTAGATTTTTAAAACTACCAATTACCATAGGTCTTATGGTAATAACTTTAGTATTTACAATAATTATTGTTGCAATAGGGCAATTTGATAATACCTTATTCTTAACAGAAAAAGCATTTATTTCTCAGATAGATTTTAAGACAGTTCTATTAGATATAATGCTAAGTTTTTTGCTTTTTGCAGGAGCACTACACACTAATTTTGCACAATTAAAAATACAACGTTGGCCTGTTTTTGTGTTTGCAACTTTAGGAGTATTGGTTTCTACATTCTTAGTAGGAATAATAATGTTTTACATACTTCAATTTATAGGATTACAAGTAGATTTTATTTACTGTTTACTTTTTGGAGCATTAATTTCTCCGACAGACCCTATTGCAGTTTTGGGTATTTTGAAAAAAGCAGGAGCACCTAAAAAGTTGGAAACAAAAATTGTTGGAGAATCCTTATTTAACGATGGTGTTGGTGTAGTTGTTTTTTTAACAATTTTAAAAATTGCATCCTCAACTACTGGAAGCTTTGAGATTATAGAAATTGTAGAGTTATTTGGTCTAGAAGTTATCGGAGGTGTTATATTAGGAATGATTTTGGGATGGATTACCTATAGAATGATGAAATCTATCGATAATTATGAAATAGAAGTTATTATTACTGTTGCAGCTGTTATGGGAGGTACCGTAATTGCTCATAAATTCTGTTTGTCTGCACCTTTAGCAATGGTTACTGCTGGGTTAATTGTTGGTAATGATACCGTTAGAAATGCAGTGATGTCTGAAATTACAGAAACTTATGTCGATAAATTTTGGGAGCTTATAGATGTGCTTTTAAACACAATTTTATTTGTGATGATAGGAATGGAAATGTTAGTTCTAACCTTTGAAGGAAAATATATTCTAGCTGGATTGCTTGCGGTGCCAATTGTACTTCTATCGAGATATATTTCTTTATGGGCGCCAATAAAAATGTTTTCTAAAAAATTAGAATTTGTGCCTAACACTAATTTAATTATGACTTGGGGAGGTTTACGCGGAGGCATTTCTATTGCATTAGCACTAAGTTTAACTTCTGAAATGCATAAAGAATTATTTCTAGTAATTACTTATATTATTGTAGTGTTTTCAATTATAGGGCAAGGCTTAACTGTAGGACCAATAGTAAAACGATTAACAAAAAGTAAAAGCTAA
- a CDS encoding DUF3298/DUF4163 domain-containing protein: MKKKIFLIVISLTVFSCKKEVPITFSEIELKYNDLAMIEINIPKAEGNTENASMLNSKIQNHIANTLNYVEDYIENLKLETAIEVFNNEYSSFKANFEDSELIWEAIFDGEITYQSSEIISIPITSYLNTGGAHGSLNVTFLNFDPESGNLLSFEEFIEDINGFKTLAKTYFEKKFGITNDKSFEDYFFGQNFLLPENIGFNDEGILLFYNVYEIASYTDGPTEFTIPFDEVQSYLKIN, from the coding sequence ATGAAAAAAAAAATATTTTTAATAGTTATCTCATTAACCGTTTTTTCGTGTAAAAAAGAAGTTCCCATAACATTTTCTGAAATTGAATTAAAATATAATGATCTTGCTATGATTGAAATAAATATTCCTAAAGCCGAAGGGAATACTGAAAATGCAAGTATGCTGAACTCTAAAATTCAAAATCATATTGCTAATACACTTAATTATGTTGAAGATTATATAGAAAATTTAAAGCTTGAAACAGCAATAGAAGTTTTCAATAACGAATATTCATCTTTTAAAGCCAATTTTGAAGATTCCGAATTAATATGGGAAGCCATTTTTGATGGAGAAATAACTTATCAATCTTCAGAAATAATTAGTATTCCTATTACAAGTTATTTAAATACTGGTGGTGCTCACGGAAGTTTAAATGTTACTTTTTTAAATTTCGATCCAGAAAGTGGTAATTTATTATCTTTTGAAGAGTTCATTGAAGATATCAACGGCTTTAAAACTTTGGCAAAAACATATTTTGAGAAAAAGTTTGGAATTACTAATGATAAAAGTTTTGAAGATTACTTTTTTGGTCAAAATTTTCTTCTCCCAGAAAACATAGGGTTTAATGATGAAGGCATATTATTATTTTATAATGTTTATGAAATTGCTTCATATACTGATGGTCCAACAGAATTTACAATTCCGTTTGACGAAGTACAATCTTATTTAAAAATAAATTAG
- a CDS encoding cystathionine gamma-synthase, which translates to MKFNTKTIHGGQQHDLAYGAVMPPIYQTSTYAQSTPGDHKGYEYSRTHNPTRNALENAFASIENGKYGLAFGSGLAAIDAVVKLLKPGDEVISTSDLYGGTYRLFTKIFEDFGIKFHFIGMENSKNIEQYINDNTKLVWVETPTNPMLNIIDIKSVAEITKKHNVLLAVDNTFATPYLQRPLDLGADIVMHSATKYISGHSDVVMGGLIVKDDALAKKLYFIQNASGAICGPQDSFLVLRGIKTLHVRMQRHCENGKAVAEYLANHPKIENVYWPGFKSHPNHNVAKMQMDDFGGMLSFTSKNNDYNAAIKIVEKLKIFTLAESLGGVESLSGHPASMTHASIPREEREKIGVVDSLIRLSVGIEDIDDLILDLEQALI; encoded by the coding sequence TTGAAATTTAATACAAAAACAATACACGGAGGACAGCAACACGATTTAGCTTATGGAGCAGTAATGCCCCCAATTTATCAAACCTCTACATATGCACAGAGCACTCCAGGAGATCATAAAGGATACGAGTATTCACGCACACATAATCCAACTAGAAATGCTTTAGAAAATGCATTTGCAAGTATTGAAAATGGAAAATATGGCTTAGCTTTTGGTTCTGGCCTTGCTGCGATAGATGCTGTTGTAAAATTATTAAAACCAGGTGATGAGGTGATATCTACTAGCGATTTATATGGCGGAACTTATCGCTTGTTTACTAAAATATTTGAAGATTTTGGAATTAAATTTCATTTTATAGGAATGGAAAATTCTAAAAATATAGAACAATATATTAATGATAATACAAAGTTAGTTTGGGTAGAAACACCAACTAACCCAATGCTTAATATTATTGATATTAAAAGCGTAGCAGAAATCACTAAAAAACATAATGTTTTATTAGCAGTTGATAATACATTTGCAACACCTTATTTACAGCGTCCTTTGGATTTAGGTGCAGACATTGTAATGCATTCAGCTACAAAGTACATAAGTGGTCATAGCGATGTAGTTATGGGAGGACTTATTGTTAAAGACGATGCTTTAGCAAAGAAACTATACTTCATACAAAATGCTAGTGGAGCTATTTGTGGCCCTCAAGACAGTTTTTTAGTATTAAGAGGTATAAAAACGTTACATGTTAGAATGCAAAGACATTGTGAAAACGGTAAAGCTGTTGCAGAATATTTAGCAAATCATCCAAAAATTGAAAACGTATACTGGCCTGGTTTTAAATCACACCCTAATCATAATGTAGCAAAAATGCAAATGGATGATTTTGGTGGAATGTTATCATTTACTTCAAAAAATAATGATTACAATGCTGCTATAAAAATTGTAGAGAAATTAAAAATATTTACACTTGCAGAATCTTTAGGAGGCGTAGAATCACTTTCTGGACATCCAGCGAGTATGACACATGCAAGTATTCCGAGAGAAGAACGCGAAAAAATTGGTGTTGTAGATTCTCTTATTAGATTAAGTGTTGGTATTGAGGATATTGATGATTTAATTTTAGATTTAGAACAAGCTCTAATCTAA
- a CDS encoding glutamate dehydrogenase, with the protein MLNLKRFILTLFFFLGIKVAFAQLGFSHEIGIVAGPLEFRSDYGARNDAGVNFGNSGIGIGIVHYINFAYRADCNCYTTDTYFNDHFKLRNEISWNRTKLEHLGEFVDPSQTSLDADRLRAQEGVAQNFDIGTQIEWFPRSIRSFQGFAYRLAPYISLGVHYTLFNPQVSTSFGDGDINNPDNFYLPWDPGSVNAQSGGTFSAVSSIGARYKISPLSDLLVDLRWQVFFRDDIDGLDHQLPSNKFNDWLVWLNFGYIYYLD; encoded by the coding sequence ATGCTTAACTTAAAACGATTTATTCTAACTTTATTCTTTTTTTTAGGAATAAAAGTAGCTTTTGCGCAGTTAGGCTTTTCTCATGAGATAGGTATTGTAGCTGGTCCATTAGAATTTAGATCTGATTACGGTGCTCGAAATGATGCTGGTGTAAATTTTGGAAATTCTGGTATTGGCATTGGAATAGTGCATTATATCAATTTTGCATATCGAGCTGATTGTAACTGTTATACCACCGATACTTATTTTAATGATCATTTTAAACTACGCAATGAAATTTCTTGGAATAGGACTAAATTAGAACACTTAGGAGAATTTGTAGATCCTAGTCAAACTTCATTAGATGCCGATAGACTTAGAGCACAAGAAGGAGTCGCTCAAAACTTTGATATTGGTACTCAAATAGAATGGTTTCCTAGAAGTATTCGTTCCTTTCAAGGTTTTGCTTATCGCCTTGCTCCTTATATAAGTCTAGGTGTTCATTATACTTTATTTAACCCTCAAGTAAGTACTTCTTTTGGGGATGGAGATATAAATAATCCTGATAATTTTTATTTGCCTTGGGACCCTGGGTCTGTAAATGCACAATCTGGAGGAACTTTTTCTGCAGTATCTAGTATTGGTGCACGTTATAAAATTAGCCCTTTATCAGATTTACTTGTAGATTTAAGGTGGCAAGTATTTTTTAGAGATGATATAGATGGTTTAGACCATCAATTACCATCTAATAAATTTAATGATTGGCTTGTATGGCTTAACTTTGGTTATATCTATTACTTAGATTAG